One stretch of Corynebacterium callunae DSM 20147 DNA includes these proteins:
- a CDS encoding YdhK family protein → MNYRTKTLLVALTATGTLVLSACSPADESSSATSSSSSSSSSSSSAAADPHSSMMHSMGNAEVPEGMTEATDPTYPVGTEVTLTADHMPGMEGATATVSGAYDTYTYAVDYVPTTGGATVLDHRWVVQEEIENAGTERLANGTKVTLTAGHMAGMDGAEATIASSTDETVYAVDFEMNGMTMENHMWVVESEMQPLSN, encoded by the coding sequence ATGAACTACCGCACAAAAACACTGCTCGTTGCCTTAACTGCAACTGGAACTTTGGTTCTCAGCGCATGTTCTCCAGCAGATGAAAGTTCCTCCGCAACATCTTCTAGTTCCTCCAGCTCCTCAAGTTCTTCCAGTGCTGCAGCTGATCCACACTCTTCAATGATGCACTCAATGGGAAATGCAGAAGTTCCTGAAGGAATGACCGAGGCAACAGATCCTACCTACCCAGTTGGAACTGAAGTGACCTTAACTGCAGACCACATGCCAGGTATGGAAGGCGCAACGGCAACAGTGTCAGGAGCATATGACACTTATACCTACGCTGTGGACTATGTACCCACTACCGGCGGCGCCACCGTCCTAGACCACCGTTGGGTTGTTCAAGAAGAGATCGAAAACGCTGGCACCGAGCGCCTGGCAAATGGCACCAAAGTTACGCTAACCGCTGGCCATATGGCGGGAATGGACGGTGCAGAAGCAACGATTGCTTCCTCCACCGATGAGACGGTCTACGCCGTGGACTTTGAAATGAACGGTATGACCATGGAAAACCACATGTGGGTAGTCGAAAGTGAAATGCAACCCCTAAGCAACTAA